The genomic region ctctggtaggaatgccgacacttgttgctccacggagttgctgcccagttcatcagattccccctcccttgtcactgcttttgcacatgaccggggtttaatctgaatcccagtgacgATGACGTCGTTCATCCTGGCGTACTGTTCTAATTCAGCAACTCTACTTTCCAGGTGGGTGAGACGCTGGTCCTTCTCGGCGTTCTGCAGCCTGAGCGACTTCACTTCCGTCACCAGctccatgatggttttctgttgctgtttaataacagaaacctcttccgccagaaagtcgagtgactttttaatgtcctcgccttcctcgactgtaaagttctttttttgGTGGCATAATTCACCAATCAAGCCATCCAATTCGGTAAAATGTTTGGAGAGTCGTTTcctcacctcactgcctttccgaAGTTTCCCCATAACTTCAGAAATAACTTGCACATAAATAATACATCAAACAAATATAAACTAATATATtactctggggaaaaaaaatacactttattattattattattattattattattattattattattattatcttgtgGTATGCGTGTGTGATGTCACTCCTCATTTAAATATTAATCTTCTCAGTCCTGACTTGTATAACCATGAGCTCATTTTAATATCATCACTTTTACTGTCATTTCCGTCTCATTTtatcctgtgagtgtttagtgaaGTTCTGTTTCCTGTTGCTGTTGGTCCCCCCCTTAATCAGCTGTGTTAAACAGTAGGAGGGAGGGGGGCGGAGTTTAGTCCTCACAGTAGGATGGCGGAGGGCAAACTGTCCACAAAATCAACAGAAGGAATAAATACAGATTAAATGTGTTTATTAAAGGGTTAATCTCTCTGTTCGCATTCAGTGTGCTGAGGTTCCACACAGGAGACTTTTTATTTGTTCTTATTCAAAAAATGAATTTATCTTTTATAAAAATACTACAATATATAATATTTAATACAAGCActataatgaatgaataaataaagagaAGCAGTGagctgatgttgttgttgttgttgtggagtATAAAGGTGAGTAAATACTGAGAGACGGTGAATGAATATTGTCCAGGTTTACTGGGGACTCTGTGGATTAAATCTCTGAGATTCAGCCTGGATTTTATTCTGCAGATTCGAGCTGCTGCTGCCtgtgtttactgttttcactGTTTGTATAAaacacctctgtgtgtgtgtgtgtgtgtgtgtgtgtgtgtgtgtgtttacactaTTACAGTCACACACTCTCTGCAGTACTTCCACACTGGAACTACAGGAATAAATTTCCCAGAATTCACTGATGTTGGTCAGGTGGATGGAGAACAGTTTGTGTACTACGACAGTAACATCAGGAAGAAGATCCCAAAGACGGAGTGGATACAGAAGAATGAGGGAGAAGATTACTGGGACAGTGAGACACTGAGTGGGCAGGGTAATCAGGAGTGGTTCAAAGCCAATCTGCCTATCGCAATGCAGCGCTTTAATCAGACTGCAGgtaaacacacactctctctctctctctctctctctctctctcacacacaccccactgggtgtaaaaataaaattaacCGTATTTGATAGTAAGTGAGCTAAACTAGATAACATTTACACTAACCTCATACACACAGTGACCGTGTATGACTTGATACTGACATCAGTCCTGTGAAGATAAACGAGTAAATCTTGTGTTGTTAATACAAGAGAAAATCAGAGTGAGTAGAGAAAtgtaaatgaggtgtgtgtgagagagagagagagagagagagatgaagagtaAAGTGGAGTGTGCTATTGGAATAGAGAGTGTAGAAGGAGACAGAGCTCAGATCAACCTCAtcactcacctgtgtgtgtgtgcaggagttCACACACTACAGGTGATGTACGGCTGTGAGCTGGATGATGACGGCACCACTAGAGGATACTTCCAGTGCGGTTATGATGGAGAAGATTTCGTCAGTCTGGATCTGAAAACTAAAACCTGGATCGCTCCGACACCTCAAGCTCTGTTCACCAAGAACAACTTGGACTCTACAGCAGCTGAGGCTCATCACTGGAAGAGCTACCTGGAGAAAGAGTGTATCGAGTGGTTAAAGAAGTACGTGTCTTACGGCAGAGAGACTCTGGAGAGGAAAGGTAAAGTGTGTGATCTGttaccataacacacacacacacacacacacactctcttctgTGATTTTCGTGTTTAAATCTCCATGAAAAATGACTTTATTCTTTACAAAACTCCACATTTACAGATTGTGtgtttaaatataaatatatttttctgTCCAACACTAAACCGTCTTTCACGTCTTTGTCGACAAAAACGTTGATCACATGACGAGTAACATTTAATTTGACTGTGAGGGAAAATCCTGTTCCACTTCTGTCTCAATAGTTTTGTGTAAAACGAGTTTTTCTCGTGTTCTTTACAGACTTTTACACATTTTCTGTCCTCGCTCCCCACTGTAAGATCAGAGTACGCTGCTGTGagttttctctctcacacacacaaaacccctttTCCCCTTCAACACAAATGAAACCTGAGAGAATCCAGATACGAATCGGGAATGATTGACAGGTGTGAGGCTCTGGAAGCTCCGCCCCCTTCCCTCCATGTCCCATGAGTGTGTGTCGATTTTTCTGACTGAACGATGCGGCACTTCGACGTCTCTCTCAGTAAATGAGGAACGTTTTGAGTTCATTAAAGTGAAATAAACTCTATCGGTGTGTGTTTGACTCACAGAGACACCACACAACTTTACTAACGATTAGAGCTCGTTATATTTATTAAGGAAGTCACGAAAaacattaaagcaaaaaaaaaaaagggggacatTTTTCCTAAAATATGAAGAAAGTAAACATTTGTGCTGaaaactttcctcctttcctGCAGAAACCGTTCTATTGTTTCCATCTTCACTAAAACACACAGACTGGTGTTAAGGACGACACTGAAAACGTCCTCACCGGGGATACAAACTTTTCCTCATCAGGGTCACATGAGGCGTTTATAAATGAAGGAAAAAAGAAGAATGCTGTaatatgtgtctgtgtgtctctgcagTTCGTCCCGAGGCGTCAGTGTTCCACAAACACTCTCCTTCTCCAGAGGTGGTGTGTCACGCTACAGGTTTCTTCCCCAAAGCAGTGATGATCACCTGGCAGAAGGACGGAGAGGACCTGATTGAGGACGTGGAGCTCACAGAGACGTTACCCAACCAGGATGGAAGCTTCCAGAAGAGGAGCATTCTGAAAGTCCCAGCTGAGGAGCTGCAGAAACACAAATACACCTGCGTGGTTCAGCACAGCAGCTTGGGGGAGGAGAAGATGGTCCTAGAAGTACCGAAAGGTCCGAATAAAACTCCAGATTTACAGAGTGAAAGCTGATTTACTGCTGCAGCAGAGAATAAAGACTCTGTGTTCATTTATCAGGTGGAGGATCAGATGGAGGGCAGATTGGAGTCATCATTGGTGTCGTCGTGGCCGTCGTCGCTCTCGTCGCTGTTGTCGCTGCTGTTGTCTTCTGGAAGAAGAGGAACTCTGGTGAGAGGAGGAAGGAGGCAGATGTGAAGTTTTCAGAGAACAGATTTACACTTTCTCATTCTGAGAGGATTTGATGAATATTTTGCATATTTTTAATCTTCATTAATAAATTAGACGAGACAATAAACTGATATGAACTCATTATCTCATGAAGCCAAACACAGCACTGAGATTTTATAATAACTGTCTGTCCATCATCTGTGTTTCAGGATTCAAACCTGTTCCCCCCAGACCCTGTAAGTGAACCTTTATGATCCATAAATGATGTTTAAAACCACTACATTATTTATTAGCAGTGTTTAGTTCACTTTGTGACGGATTTGAATGTTTTACAGCCTCTGAAGGAGATTCTTCCTCCAACAACTCTTAAACTGTGGCTGTGTGTCTTCCTGCTGGAGTGAGAGAGTAAGACATGATGATGTTTACAGtgtaatatggaataaaaatgtgtgtgtggagtgaaaatccaGCAGAAAAGCCTGAGCTCACATTAAATCTCAGATCAGAGCTGATCCTCTTtctgtctgtgtttttttttttctaggagagaggaggagatagagatgaggaacacacacacatgttacTCCAGTGGGTAATCTGGTGTGGGATTTTCTCCGTGTTTCGATGGACAGCTTTTTATTGTGAATCTGTTATTGCTGTAAAATGGAATTAGTAGatagggtttttttcccctccttctcGGTGTGTCGCTGTGTTTGAGGAATGTATATAAGCTTCTGTCCTCTGTACATTTTatcactttttttaatttcctttatTTTAACAAGTGCAGTCATGCAGTATATCACAACCAATCATTTTCAGCATAAATTTAAGTGCTACGGGTACAAGTCTTAATGGGGTTAATCGTCCATGGATGAAAAAAGAGGGAACGTCCTCGCATCATATCAAATGAAAATGTAATGCAGTGGGGATCCAGTTGTTTAGAAATACCTGTTTTCAGTTGTAATACTGCAGTCGTGTATTCCATATTGTACAGATGTTGAATTCGGTCCCTCCATTGTGTTATTGTggccaggcccgtttcaagctatttgggggccctaggcaaagggggatccccataattatccccccctcgacgaaaggccttatggccgcctacccactgaagacttaataaataaacatcacacatattgtaatcattcttacgatttttacttaataaattaactctttacattattataaataattatcaaacccaattaaacacaagaatagacaaaatacacacacacacacacacacacacacacacacacacacacacacacatatatatatatatatatatatatatatatatatatatatatatatataaatcaaatatgaaaataagacaaagtaatataaaatgtgcaaataacacaacactaaatatttacagtatatacacaagtagaaataacttcaaatggtgattaaatgattacaaacatgaataagaatcttaataagaaccagcacacacagaaaagtgcaaaaggtatagaaaaacacataaaaatttaagaatacacaactagaatcatggaagcaaaaacaatacagagaCACAAGCGAAGCAAACTTGCCATGTCGTAGCCATTAGCTGTGCTGATCGCAGCAGGGCTTCCTTGCAGAAAGTTCGGGTTTCTTAGCTAAATTACTGCATTAATATCCAACCAAGGTCACAAacgtagcctatttatgtaaaaaagagctttcttgtgagccatcccctgtcctactccattcatgctcacgacacactagctacttctgatgacagccatgcagctcgctgaaactaactctgactatgacattttgataaacacaatacgttaatctgggagaagttgacagtctttcacctatttgtgtggcacatattagaatttttagccagtccttgcaagtttgtaagcctgttgtgcatgacaacgtttacatcactgttataaacacagtctacaagataactaccattaacgtaagctagctaccaaatttgcttgtcgacccgcttggtattagtgtgtgtacattttcacttaccagtgtcttgtttttttctgtcttcctcttcccttttcttctttctcttctggctccctgaggggtaattttgcttcatatttgattttgttttgttttttttgccatggagctctgcaaccacttgactggacggagatgggtaTTGAGgggtagcctgggcccacccatcctaagtgtgacgcaacacgagggcctgttgcgagcttagtctggcaaggcaagctatctacagctcttccaagctcccgaaaaatcgggagccaatcaactttgagcatctccaatggccctgggtagaggcgtgttcaaggcactgacatagtagaactgcgaccggaagccatagattgtttacagaatctatgccggaagcgcttcattcactagaaacattacgaacatggagcaagttctcattgaaaacggagcaaagagcagccctggaggtatttattgaaaggaaggacgttttcgccttgctcccgaccggctttggtaagagtttaatctaccagttagccccgtcgcgtcacatacgtcagaggaaagagtgatgtgattggtttaagcttcgtcacagccttttctggcttcgaccagtagcaaactgaggaatttcagggaggcgggtcaaccacgcactttgggaaatggttgggcttaatatctttgccagaccaaatgctcgcagagctttgaagtcgcgttagccagactaattgaggggttgacaacagactgtcattgcacttttcggccaaagcatgtagggaggcgctgttgtgcattagggggccccccttggaactagggtatttcaacaagtgtcattaggcgctgtgctgccacgctcaaaaagttgtcattgctattgaatacataaccattcattcggcagtgggggcccttcgagggctggggccctaggcagttgccaagtctgcctaccttgttgcaatggGTCTGATTGTGGCTTCAGCCAGGAGGCTGTTATTCCTTTATTTGCAATTAGAAGAAAGATTCTTAGCAATTTTATATTGACTATGATatttgtatgattttttttcctcttatgACCACTTTTGCTCCCTAAATTGAAGGGTTAACTATCATTTATCTCAAAGTATTCTTTTATATGTCTCAGATCCTCTACTGTTTGTTTcagtacactgaaaaaaatgtctTGTAGAATTTACTTAAATGTGAGTGCAAATTGTTACAAGGATTTTTTAACCCTGAAGAACCCACGGGGTCAAATTTGTCATTTAATGCATAGTTCATAATTTTCCAAAGAAGAAAAGGGTGCTTGGGTTCTCCAGGGTTAAAGTAAATTTTAATGCTGTAATATCAAGTAAAATGTTCTTACTACTCACCTTAACATGGGTAAAGATATTAAGTAAATGTTTTCATATAGGAAAATCACTGTCATCAAAATATTAAGTAAATGTTACATGTTTCTATTATTTTACTGTTGTGTGAAAAGTAAGttactttttttgtttaaaaatttgaaTTCATACAAAGTTTTTACTTCCTGTAATTATGTAAATATTGTTTATTTTGATAAGTTACTTGTATCACAAACCAAACCATTAAAATATAATGCAGTTAAACTGTTTGTCAGCTTTTAACCTTAAACCTTAGGCCACTGAACGTTGGGGGAagcagccccccccaaaaaaaagacaaaacaaaatgTTGGGAGGCACTCAACTGTTAAAGCAGGTGAGACTGTACAGTAGTTGCCATGGTGATAGTATTTAAGACAGCAATTTCAGCTTTAACGCTTGCACTTTGGGGGACAGCTTAATCCCATCCAGCTCAAGGAAATATTTCTGAAACCCCTCAAAAGTGTAGCGCAGTGCAGTGCTGGGGGGTCTGTAAGGTTGAGGGTATAAATCAGTCCCATAAGCAGTGTGCAAGCTTTAGCAGTGCTGCTGCATCATTGTAACATCTCCCTGCCTTCAAGAAGGATGGATACATCCACTGGATCCTCTCCATCAGCACCGTGGACAACCAGGATCTTGAGGATGTGTTAAGAGGCATCACTGCGGCAGTCCTCCTGCGTACAAGATGAAGAAATTCTGTTTTGTTCCTTAACAGAATTCTTGTAATCATTTGTAGTGACTTAATTACCAGAGCAGAATGAAcaaatacacttgtgttcaaaataatagcagtccaacacgactaaccagatcaatcactgtttttggtggaaattatattactacatggcaaataatttaccagtaggtgtagtagagtcatagaaaaccaacagacccaacattcatgatatgcatgctcctgagtctgtgtaatcgaataattaagtgaaagggacgtgttcaaaataatagcagtgtggagtttaattagtgagatcattcattctgtgaaaaaacagatgtcagtcaggtggccctaatttaaggatgaagccagcacatgttgtacatccatttctctctgaaaacctgagaaacatgggtcgttccagacattgctcAGAAGAACAGCATGCTTTGATTAAAAcctttgattggagaggtaaaacgtatactgtaaagaagtgcagaaaatgatgggctgctcagctaaaatgatctccagtgctttaaaatggacagcaaagccagagagacgtggaagaaaacagaagactaccattcgaatggatcaaagaatagccagaatggcaaagactcagccaatgatcagctccagggtgatcaaagacggtctgaagttacctgtgagtactgtgacaattagaagatgcctgtgtgaagctaatctatcggcaagaagctcccacaaagttccactgttaaaaaaaagacgtgctgaagaggatacaatttgccaaagaacacatcgactggcctaaagagaaatggaaaaacattttgtggactgatgaaagtaaaattgttctttttgggtccaagagccgcagacagtttttcagacgacccccaaacactgaattcaagccacagtacactctgaagacagtgaagcatggtggtgcaagcatcat from Neoarius graeffei isolate fNeoGra1 chromosome 24, fNeoGra1.pri, whole genome shotgun sequence harbors:
- the LOC132872764 gene encoding class I histocompatibility antigen, F10 alpha chain-like isoform X2, with protein sequence MGHGLGVLLFLTVSLHLSSAVTHSLQYFHTGTTGINFPEFTDVGQVDGEQFVYYDSNIRKKIPKTEWIQKNEGEDYWDSETLSGQGNQEWFKANLPIAMQRFNQTAGVHTLQVMYGCELDDDGTTRGYFQCGYDGEDFVSLDLKTKTWIAPTPQALFTKNNLDSTAAEAHHWKSYLEKECIEWLKKYVSYGRETLERKVRPEASVFHKHSPSPEVVCHATGFFPKAVMITWQKDGEDLIEDVELTETLPNQDGSFQKRSILKVPAEELQKHKYTCVVQHSSLGEEKMVLEVPKGGGSDGGQIGVIIGVVVAVVALVAVVAAVVFWKKRNSGFKPVPPRPSSEGDSSSNNS
- the LOC132872764 gene encoding class I histocompatibility antigen, F10 alpha chain-like isoform X4, with protein sequence MGHGLGVLLFLTVSLHLSSAVTHSLQYFHTGTTGINFPEFTDVGQVDGEQFVYYDSNIRKKIPKTEWIQKNEGEDYWDSETLSGQGNQEWFKANLPIAMQRFNQTAGVHTLQVMYGCELDDDGTTRGYFQCGYDGEDFVSLDLKTKTWIAPTPQALFTKNNLDSTAAEAHHWKSYLEKECIEWLKKYVSYGRETLERKVRPEASVFHKHSPSPEVVCHATGFFPKAVMITWQKDGEDLIEDVELTETLPNQDGSFQKRSILKVPAEELQKHKYTCVVQHSSLGEEKMVLEVPKDGGQIGVIIGVVVAVVALVAVVAAVVFWKKRNSGFKPVPPRPSSEGDSSSNNS
- the LOC132872764 gene encoding class I histocompatibility antigen, F10 alpha chain-like isoform X5, producing MALKALIFLTVSLHLSSAVTHSLQYFHTGTTGINFPEFTDVGQVDGEQFVYYDSNIRKKIPKTEWIQKNEGEDYWDSETLSGQGNQEWFKANLPIAMQRFNQTAGVHTLQVMYGCELDDDGTTRGYFQCGYDGEDFVSLDLKTKTWIAPTPQALFTKNNLDSTAAEAHHWKSYLEKECIEWLKKYVSYGRETLERKVRPEASVFHKHSPSPEVVCHATGFFPKAVMITWQKDGEDLIEDVELTETLPNQDGSFQKRSILKVPAEELQKHKYTCVVQHSSLGEEKMVLEVPKGGGSDGGQIGVIIGVVVAVVALVAVVAAVVFWKKRNSGFKPVPPRPSSEGDSSSNNS